One part of the Francisella adeliensis genome encodes these proteins:
- the purB gene encoding adenylosuccinate lyase — protein sequence MIKRYDVAEISKIWDDENKYTKMLEVELAILEALEDKMVPKGTAAEIRAKAEIRPDRVDEIEKVTKHDIIAFCTSIAEQFTAETGKFFHFGVTSSDIIDSALSLQIRESLDFVVKDLEALCDSLLAKAQETKEIITMGRSHGMFAEPMSFGQKFLGAFVEFKRRLKDLKDFQKDGLTIQFSGAVGNYCILTTEDEKKAADILGLPVEEVSTQVIPRDRIAKLVSIHGLIAAAIERLAVEIRHLHRSDVFEVYEGFSKGQKGSSTMPHKKNPISTENLTGMARMLRSHVSIALENCVLWHERDISHSSAERFYLPDNFGIMVYTLRRMRNTIDNLVVQKDIIEDRVKGTSAYLSSFYLHFLIANTEFMREDCYKIVQQVAFELKAGESFSQKLQAIMKSEHGIDLSVPEMDFEGIKKTYLKEIDHVFERSIKT from the coding sequence ATACGATGTAGCAGAGATCTCAAAAATTTGGGATGATGAAAATAAATATACAAAGATGCTAGAAGTTGAGTTAGCAATTTTAGAAGCACTTGAAGATAAAATGGTGCCAAAAGGTACAGCTGCTGAGATTCGTGCAAAAGCTGAAATTCGTCCAGATAGAGTTGATGAAATTGAGAAAGTTACAAAGCATGACATTATTGCATTTTGTACTTCTATCGCCGAGCAATTTACAGCTGAGACAGGTAAGTTTTTCCACTTTGGTGTGACTTCATCAGATATTATTGATTCTGCTCTTAGCTTACAAATCCGTGAGTCTTTAGACTTTGTAGTAAAAGATTTAGAAGCTCTTTGTGATTCACTACTTGCAAAAGCTCAAGAGACAAAAGAGATCATCACAATGGGTAGAAGCCACGGTATGTTTGCAGAGCCTATGAGTTTCGGTCAGAAATTCTTGGGTGCTTTTGTCGAGTTTAAGCGTCGTTTGAAAGACTTAAAAGACTTCCAAAAAGATGGTCTTACTATTCAGTTCTCAGGTGCAGTTGGTAACTATTGCATACTTACAACTGAAGATGAGAAAAAAGCTGCTGATATACTAGGCTTACCAGTAGAAGAAGTTTCAACTCAAGTTATCCCTAGAGATAGAATCGCTAAGCTAGTATCTATTCATGGACTTATAGCTGCTGCGATTGAGAGATTAGCAGTTGAGATAAGACATCTACATAGAAGTGATGTATTTGAAGTTTATGAAGGCTTCTCTAAGGGTCAAAAAGGCTCTTCTACTATGCCACATAAGAAAAACCCAATCTCTACAGAGAACCTAACAGGTATGGCTAGAATGCTTCGCTCTCATGTATCTATTGCATTAGAAAACTGTGTACTTTGGCATGAAAGAGATATTTCTCACTCATCTGCAGAACGATTCTACCTTCCTGATAACTTCGGTATCATGGTTTATACTTTGCGTAGAATGAGAAATACTATCGATAATCTTGTAGTACAAAAAGATATTATCGAAGATAGAGTAAAGGGTACAAGTGCATACCTATCAAGCTTCTACCTACACTTCTTGATTGCAAACACTGAGTTTATGCGTGAAGATTGCTACAAAATCGTACAGCAAGTAGCATTTGAGCTTAAAGCTGGCGAATCATTCTCACAAAAGCTACAAGCTATTATGAAGTCTGAGCATGGTATCGACCTAAGCGTTCCAGAAATGGATTTTGAAGGTATCAAAAAGACTTATCTAAAAGAAATTGATCATGTTTTTGAAAGATCTATAAAAACCTAA
- the recN gene encoding DNA repair protein RecN, producing MLLHLSIKNFAIIKSSEIDFKSAMTVLTGETGAGKSILLDALSFVLGARLEKSFLHEDDITEVSATFCIKDNHRAKELLDELFIDYDNECIFRRVVNKSKQSRLFINGSVARASDIQKISDRLINIYSQHSHQDLLNPKSQLNLLDTFASNDGLVTKVSNNFCELQKITAQIRNLEELVESQNSQKELLEYKLDELVALELDENEFEELSGKQKSLSSVDEVSYSLNYISNALYDNDENIISMLTQLEKETSKLIEDKSFETLADLITQTKVYAQEGYDEAQNKLGSLEQDPEELAQVETRMGQIYDLARKHKVEPSYLYGYIAELQAELESFSQENDSLNALKDREQQLLQEYLTQATKLTQARQKAAKDFSKQVEKNIRSLNIPKGSFVAQILPLDSKTAKGVDKCEFMINFNLGEQLAPVKKVASGGELSRIGLSIQAVSAEKRSYPTLVFDEVDVGISGGTAEIVGKLLKTLSQKLQILCITHQAQVAAQADCHLHVSKKYLKDTTESKIIELDQDQRIQEIAKIVGGIDISENTLKHARELLGVLE from the coding sequence ATGTTATTACATTTATCTATTAAGAATTTCGCTATTATAAAATCAAGTGAAATCGATTTTAAAAGTGCAATGACTGTACTTACCGGTGAAACAGGTGCAGGTAAATCAATACTTCTTGATGCTCTTAGCTTTGTGCTAGGGGCAAGGCTTGAGAAGTCATTTTTACATGAGGATGATATTACAGAGGTATCGGCTACATTTTGTATAAAAGATAATCATCGCGCTAAAGAATTACTTGATGAATTGTTTATAGATTATGATAACGAGTGTATATTTCGTAGAGTTGTAAACAAATCTAAGCAAAGTAGATTATTTATAAATGGAAGTGTAGCCAGAGCAAGCGATATACAAAAAATTTCAGATAGGCTTATAAACATCTATAGCCAACACTCTCATCAAGATTTATTAAATCCAAAATCTCAACTAAACTTGTTAGATACTTTTGCAAGTAATGATGGTTTAGTAACGAAAGTTTCAAACAACTTTTGTGAGCTACAAAAAATAACAGCACAGATAAGAAACTTAGAAGAACTAGTAGAAAGCCAAAATAGTCAAAAAGAGCTTTTAGAGTATAAGCTTGATGAACTTGTAGCATTAGAGCTAGATGAAAATGAGTTTGAAGAGCTATCAGGCAAACAAAAGAGTCTTTCAAGTGTAGATGAGGTTAGCTATAGCTTAAATTACATCAGTAATGCACTTTATGATAATGATGAAAATATCATTTCAATGCTGACTCAACTTGAAAAAGAAACATCAAAACTTATAGAAGATAAATCTTTTGAAACTCTTGCGGATCTAATAACACAAACAAAAGTTTATGCTCAAGAAGGTTATGATGAGGCTCAAAATAAGCTAGGATCTTTAGAGCAAGACCCAGAAGAGTTGGCACAAGTGGAAACCAGGATGGGACAAATATACGATCTTGCACGTAAGCACAAAGTTGAGCCTAGTTATTTGTATGGTTATATTGCAGAGCTTCAAGCAGAGTTAGAAAGTTTCTCACAAGAAAATGATAGCTTAAATGCTCTGAAAGATAGAGAGCAACAGCTTTTACAAGAATACCTAACACAAGCTACAAAGCTTACGCAAGCACGCCAAAAAGCAGCTAAGGATTTTTCAAAGCAGGTTGAGAAAAATATCAGATCACTAAATATACCAAAAGGTAGTTTTGTTGCACAGATTTTGCCATTAGATAGTAAAACAGCTAAAGGTGTTGATAAATGCGAGTTTATGATTAACTTTAATTTGGGTGAACAACTAGCACCTGTTAAAAAAGTTGCATCAGGCGGAGAGCTTAGTCGTATAGGGTTGTCCATACAAGCAGTATCAGCTGAGAAAAGATCATATCCTACACTAGTTTTTGATGAGGTGGATGTTGGTATATCTGGAGGTACAGCTGAAATTGTCGGTAAACTACTAAAAACGTTGTCACAAAAGCTACAAATACTTTGTATCACTCACCAAGCACAAGTTGCTGCACAGGCTGATTGTCATTTACATGTATCTAAAAAATACCTCAAAGATACTACAGAGTCAAAGATTATTGAATTAGATCAAGATCAACGAATCCAAGAGATTGCTAAAATTGTTGGAGGGATAGATATTTCTGAAAATACCTTAAAGCATGCTAGAGAGCTTTTAGGGGTTTTAGAATAA
- a CDS encoding pyridoxal phosphate-dependent aminotransferase — protein MQLSKRVKAMQASPVRKLVPYSIAAEKAGKKVYHLNIGQPDIKTPNEFMDAIRAFDKETIEYAVSSGDINLIKAISEYYKRFDIDYKEDEILITNGGSEALIFAAIALCNAGEEILVPEPFYTNYNGFTTAVDVAIKPITTKAEDGFHLPSKEEILACVTPKTRAIMISNPGNPTGVVYSKEELEILAEVALEKDLFIISDEVYREFTYDGLTCTSFGNIKSVEDRVIIVDSVSKRYSACGARVGSLCSKNKEFIAEVNKLCQTRLCVATLEQVGAAALYGVSEKYLKEVNEEYQNRRDITFAALSKMEDVVCEKPTGAFYVVAKLPIDNAEKFALWLLTDFEDNGETVMVSPAADFYATKGLGKDEIRIAYILEENSLKRAMELLDKAIKAYNKL, from the coding sequence ATGCAACTTTCAAAAAGAGTAAAGGCGATGCAAGCCTCTCCAGTTCGTAAACTAGTACCTTATTCAATTGCTGCTGAAAAAGCAGGTAAAAAGGTTTATCACTTAAATATCGGACAACCAGACATTAAAACTCCTAATGAGTTTATGGATGCTATCCGTGCTTTTGATAAAGAAACTATTGAGTACGCTGTTTCAAGTGGTGACATAAATCTTATAAAAGCAATTTCAGAATACTACAAAAGGTTTGATATTGACTACAAGGAAGATGAGATATTAATTACAAATGGTGGCTCAGAAGCACTTATCTTTGCAGCAATTGCTCTTTGTAATGCTGGTGAAGAGATTCTAGTTCCAGAACCTTTTTATACAAATTATAATGGCTTTACAACAGCTGTTGATGTAGCTATCAAACCAATCACAACAAAAGCAGAAGATGGTTTTCACCTGCCAAGTAAAGAAGAAATACTAGCTTGTGTAACTCCCAAAACTCGAGCTATCATGATCTCTAACCCTGGTAACCCTACAGGCGTTGTATACTCTAAAGAAGAGCTTGAGATTTTAGCAGAAGTAGCACTAGAAAAAGATCTTTTTATAATCAGTGATGAAGTTTATCGTGAGTTTACATATGATGGTCTTACTTGTACTTCTTTTGGTAATATCAAAAGTGTTGAAGATAGAGTAATAATTGTAGATTCAGTTTCAAAACGCTATAGTGCTTGTGGTGCTAGGGTTGGTTCACTTTGCTCTAAAAATAAAGAGTTCATAGCTGAAGTTAATAAGCTTTGCCAAACAAGACTATGTGTAGCAACTCTTGAACAAGTTGGCGCAGCAGCATTATATGGCGTAAGTGAAAAGTACTTAAAAGAAGTAAATGAAGAGTACCAGAACCGTCGTGATATAACTTTTGCAGCACTTTCAAAAATGGAAGATGTTGTTTGTGAGAAGCCAACAGGTGCTTTTTATGTGGTTGCTAAACTACCTATAGATAATGCTGAAAAATTTGCACTGTGGTTACTTACTGACTTTGAAGATAATGGTGAAACTGTAATGGTTTCACCGGCAGCTGATTTTTATGCTACAAAAGGTCTTGGTAAAGATGAAATTCGTATAGCTTATATCCTAGAGGAAAATTCTTTAAAAAGAGCTATGGAACTTCTTGATAAAGCTATCAAAGCTTATAACAAACTATAA
- a CDS encoding class I SAM-dependent methyltransferase translates to MSIKSLFNNQGLNQYIDDKSVNLNPIALELFEKAKKEEYSEMLSSPNQLQLLNIFIKMIGAKNILEIGTFRGFGTLVMAQALPVDGGVEACDISHEYIEPYKCFWQKAGVADKINLNIAPALETLRKFISQKRAFDFVYIDADKGNYLNYYKSSLQLLNTGGIIAIDNVLWSGKVADIHQNDEQTQAIRELNNFIKNDKRVENCIISIGDGINLVRKL, encoded by the coding sequence ATGTCTATAAAATCATTATTTAACAATCAGGGCTTAAATCAATATATTGATGACAAATCAGTCAATCTAAATCCTATTGCTTTGGAGCTTTTTGAAAAAGCTAAGAAAGAAGAATATTCTGAGATGCTTAGCTCTCCAAATCAACTGCAATTATTAAACATTTTTATAAAAATGATTGGTGCCAAAAATATTTTAGAAATTGGCACTTTTCGTGGATTTGGTACTTTAGTTATGGCTCAAGCACTTCCTGTTGATGGTGGAGTAGAAGCTTGCGATATAAGTCACGAATATATCGAGCCATATAAGTGTTTTTGGCAAAAAGCTGGTGTAGCTGATAAGATTAATCTCAATATAGCTCCTGCATTGGAAACACTAAGGAAGTTTATCTCTCAAAAGAGAGCTTTTGATTTTGTGTATATAGACGCTGATAAGGGAAATTATCTTAACTATTATAAAAGTAGCCTACAGTTATTAAATACAGGTGGCATAATAGCTATCGATAATGTTTTATGGTCAGGTAAGGTTGCAGATATTCATCAAAATGATGAGCAAACACAGGCTATACGAGAGTTAAATAATTTTATTAAAAATGATAAAAGAGTAGAAAATTGTATTATATCTATAGGTGATGGGATAAACCTCGTTAGAAAACTATAA
- the fdxA gene encoding ferredoxin FdxA: protein MPFVVTESCIKCKYGDCVEVCPVDCFYEGPNMLVINPDECIDCALCEPECPVDAIKSSDDLGDQEDMIVELNRELAAEWPNIVEKCEPCEDADNWASVKDKLKHLER, encoded by the coding sequence ATGCCATTTGTAGTTACAGAAAGCTGTATAAAGTGTAAGTATGGTGATTGCGTAGAAGTTTGTCCTGTAGATTGCTTCTACGAGGGTCCAAACATGCTTGTAATAAACCCTGATGAGTGTATTGATTGTGCCTTATGTGAACCTGAATGTCCTGTAGATGCTATAAAATCAAGTGATGATTTAGGTGATCAAGAAGACATGATTGTTGAGTTAAATCGTGAGTTAGCAGCAGAATGGCCAAATATCGTTGAAAAATGCGAACCTTGTGAAGATGCTGACAATTGGGCTTCCGTCAAAGATAAACTCAAGCATCTTGAAAGATAA